The Candidatus Flexicrinis affinis genome has a segment encoding these proteins:
- a CDS encoding transposase produces MTEQEAKALRRQRRYSQGERYTRPIPGERVHVDTIKIAPGIYQYTAIDDCTRWLQTALYSRRNAENSREFLEDVIQAMPFPVQRIQTDRGTEFTAYDVQEMLSFLRTKWRPVPPRSPHLNGKVERVQQTILDEFYPTVDLNNADLQKLDLLLCDSVWNYNYERIHGVLGKPPTERLTERVSKVPHWEVVDEAFSAVKEYLHLRRLGIYIYLGE; encoded by the coding sequence TTGACCGAACAAGAGGCGAAAGCGCTGCGTCGGCAGAGGCGATACAGCCAAGGGGAGCGCTATACGCGGCCTATACCTGGGGAACGGGTGCATGTTGACACCATTAAGATTGCGCCCGGCATCTATCAATACACGGCTATCGATGACTGCACCCGATGGCTGCAGACGGCTCTTTACTCCCGTCGAAACGCTGAGAATTCGCGCGAATTTCTCGAAGATGTCATTCAAGCAATGCCTTTTCCGGTCCAGCGCATCCAGACTGACCGTGGTACAGAATTCACCGCCTACGATGTCCAGGAGATGTTGTCCTTCCTCCGCACCAAGTGGCGGCCTGTCCCACCACGCTCACCTCATCTCAACGGCAAAGTTGAGCGGGTCCAGCAGACAATCTTAGATGAATTCTACCCGACCGTTGATCTGAACAATGCTGACCTTCAGAAGCTCGACCTTCTTCTTTGTGATTCGGTTTGGAATTACAACTACGAGCGGATTCACGGCGTGTTGGGTAAGCCGCCAACGGAACGGCTGACGGAACGGGTATCCAAAGTGCCGCATTGGGAAGTCGTAGACGAGGCGTTCAGTGCCGTAAAGGAGTATCTGCATCTGCGCCGACTCGGCATCTACATCTACCTTGGGGAGTGA
- a CDS encoding CDP-alcohol phosphatidyltransferase family protein encodes MIDSTLRRAKDTVYRPFAREAGRYLSPLTITAAGGIVGLGAAVAGWQGSMVLGLLLWWANRALDGLDGSVARATGRQSVFGGYVDQLVDFAMYAVIPIGLTLRAPSLELFLALAFLLGTFYINAGAFLYLSSILEQRNSGARQRGDLTTVHMPRGIIEGFEAIVFYSLFFLFPGQLQTLFVVLGALVLVTAARHLVWASRNL; translated from the coding sequence ATGATTGATTCTACCCTGCGTCGCGCAAAAGATACGGTGTATCGGCCATTTGCGCGTGAGGCCGGACGCTACCTCTCTCCGTTGACCATCACCGCTGCGGGCGGGATCGTCGGGCTTGGGGCCGCTGTCGCCGGGTGGCAGGGCAGTATGGTGCTCGGGCTGCTTTTGTGGTGGGCGAACCGGGCGCTCGATGGCCTGGATGGGTCTGTCGCCCGCGCGACTGGCCGCCAGTCCGTCTTTGGCGGATATGTCGATCAACTGGTCGATTTCGCGATGTACGCCGTCATCCCCATCGGTCTCACCCTGCGCGCACCATCGCTGGAATTGTTCCTCGCACTCGCGTTCCTGCTGGGTACGTTCTATATCAACGCTGGCGCGTTTCTCTATTTGAGCTCGATCCTCGAACAGCGCAACAGCGGCGCGCGCCAGCGCGGCGACCTCACCACCGTCCACATGCCGCGCGGGATTATCGAAGGCTTCGAGGCGATCGTGTTCTACAGCCTGTTCTTCCTCTTTCCTGGTCAGCTTCAGACTTTGTTCGTGGTGCTCGGCGCGCTTGTCCTGGTCACTGCGGCACGTCATTTAGTATGGGCAAGCAGGAACCTGTAA
- a CDS encoding Gfo/Idh/MocA family oxidoreductase has product MSKLRFAMFGTGFWSTFQLGGWLQTGEVECVALYNRTKSKALRLAAQFGIPEESVYDSAEALLDNEQVDFVDICTAVETHYPLTKMAAERGLPVVCQKPMATTLAECEALVQTCATAGVPLYINENWRWQYPIRAFKSALDRGGIGTVFRAVIDYRNSFPVFDNQPFLKELEQFILTDIGSHILDTARFLFGEPVSLYCQTYRVHPDIKGEDVATVTLAMESGAAVVCMMSYASPREHDRFPETYIQVEGASGFLELAPDFWIRETVGGHTTSERHRPPRFEWADPAYDQVHSSIYPAQLNIARALKGIEPGETSGVDNLKSMQLVFKSYESAAANQVVSLV; this is encoded by the coding sequence ATGTCAAAACTGCGTTTCGCGATGTTCGGAACTGGATTCTGGTCGACCTTTCAGCTTGGCGGCTGGCTGCAGACCGGTGAAGTCGAATGTGTCGCACTGTACAATCGCACCAAATCAAAAGCCCTCCGCCTGGCGGCACAATTCGGCATACCGGAGGAGTCCGTCTATGACAGCGCCGAGGCGTTGCTCGACAATGAACAGGTCGATTTCGTAGACATCTGCACGGCAGTTGAAACACACTATCCGCTCACCAAAATGGCCGCCGAACGCGGCCTGCCGGTGGTGTGTCAAAAACCAATGGCGACGACCCTCGCGGAGTGCGAAGCGCTCGTTCAGACATGCGCAACCGCCGGGGTTCCGCTGTACATCAACGAGAATTGGCGCTGGCAGTACCCGATACGCGCGTTCAAGTCGGCGCTCGATCGCGGCGGCATCGGCACCGTGTTCCGCGCCGTGATCGACTATCGCAACAGCTTCCCGGTGTTCGACAATCAGCCCTTCCTCAAGGAGCTCGAACAGTTCATCCTGACCGATATCGGCAGCCACATTCTGGACACCGCCCGCTTCCTGTTCGGCGAGCCGGTTTCGCTGTACTGCCAGACATACCGCGTCCACCCAGACATCAAGGGCGAGGATGTCGCAACTGTCACGTTGGCAATGGAGAGCGGTGCTGCCGTTGTGTGCATGATGAGCTATGCCAGCCCGCGCGAACACGACCGTTTCCCGGAGACGTACATTCAGGTCGAGGGCGCATCCGGTTTCCTGGAGCTGGCACCCGACTTCTGGATCCGTGAAACCGTTGGCGGCCATACGACATCTGAGCGGCATCGCCCGCCGCGCTTCGAGTGGGCCGACCCGGCGTACGATCAAGTGCACTCCAGCATTTATCCGGCACAGCTGAACATCGCGCGTGCGCTCAAGGGGATTGAACCAGGTGAGACATCCGGCGTGGACAACCTCAAGTCGATGCAGCTCGTCTTCAAGTCGTACGAGTCTGCTGCCGCGAATCAGGTTGTTTCGCTTGTCTAG
- a CDS encoding helix-turn-helix domain-containing protein: protein MDREQKQRLGWVKLYLETGDAGMTCRRCGISRPTLRKWIRRFQAEREDGLRSRSHRPLPTPGQKVQAQQVGWIM, encoded by the coding sequence ATGGATCGGGAACAGAAGCAGCGCCTCGGATGGGTGAAGTTGTATTTGGAAACGGGTGATGCAGGAATGACCTGTCGCCGCTGTGGCATTTCGCGACCAACGTTGCGAAAGTGGATCAGACGCTTTCAAGCAGAGAGAGAAGACGGATTGCGCAGCCGAAGTCATCGTCCCCTGCCCACACCTGGTCAGAAGGTGCAGGCTCAGCAGGTCGGCTGGATCATGTAG
- a CDS encoding beta-galactosidase encodes MTLLPFVSMGSSYYPPHHDAADWERDVQRMAEAGLNTIRTAELLASWDRIEKLRGAPDWSWLDRIFELAHRYGLKVMLGTGSCCPPIWIKDLYPDIQILSRDGVPYPTATVWGWAAKAHEGYRAEVRRYLDLLIDRYGEHPALLAWQVDNEPGFPLMKREGSANVDHYDYGIHSVRRFRGWLKDKYGDIEAINVAWRWDPTHYQYTDWAQIEPPRSMPSEWGGVTMWLDWRNFQFDMLAEWIQMQHDQIKARYPHHPTMTNIFAFSGREIMMAMDGDRLARAVDAIGYDLYPGIDGRLNAQPEYLALFCDFGKSNARRNKREFWLPEVESGPVDGWVMGPDHDTTGEDILRYNLAGLARGSRQILYQGYREWPCIPIHWGALVDFHGAPTPRYHAAARVNRMVARHDDFFNHCEPTPAKIAILYDLTNHTALHGMASVDFLRLALRGAFTSLWAQGYRVDFTTPGEVERGDHAYSVILMPMVMTMRDETAAALERFVAGGGTLIAFAKSAMLDGKGWSHSDRPGAGLSKVFGVLETHISKAPVERLAITMEDGTKVAGYWHKQSLTLAEGCRVLGAFDSDGEPAVVEHQYGSGRTVYCATHLDMAAGRDLDNMALRRVMARLVSNVAPEVMVRAEEGRDVSLVVEARLVHHGTSRALIVINNGDSDVRITVDFDGRADGPWTDILFEAGDWTGGPLDVPAFSGGVWLQRR; translated from the coding sequence ATGACGCTGCTGCCGTTTGTCTCGATGGGGTCTTCGTATTATCCGCCGCACCATGACGCCGCCGATTGGGAACGCGATGTCCAGCGCATGGCCGAGGCGGGCCTCAATACGATCCGGACTGCTGAACTGCTGGCCTCGTGGGATCGCATCGAAAAGTTGCGCGGCGCGCCGGACTGGTCGTGGCTCGACCGAATCTTCGAGCTGGCGCACCGGTACGGGTTGAAGGTCATGCTCGGGACCGGGTCGTGCTGCCCGCCGATCTGGATCAAAGACCTGTATCCGGATATCCAAATCCTCTCGCGCGATGGCGTCCCGTATCCGACCGCGACGGTGTGGGGCTGGGCGGCCAAAGCCCACGAGGGGTACCGCGCGGAGGTCCGTCGCTACCTCGACCTGCTGATTGATCGCTACGGCGAGCACCCGGCGCTGCTGGCCTGGCAGGTCGACAACGAACCGGGGTTCCCGCTGATGAAGCGCGAGGGCAGCGCCAACGTCGATCACTACGACTACGGCATTCACTCGGTTCGCCGCTTCCGCGGCTGGCTGAAGGACAAGTACGGGGACATTGAGGCGATCAACGTCGCCTGGCGCTGGGATCCGACCCATTATCAGTACACCGATTGGGCGCAGATCGAACCGCCGCGCAGCATGCCCAGTGAATGGGGCGGTGTGACGATGTGGCTGGACTGGCGCAATTTCCAGTTCGACATGCTGGCCGAGTGGATCCAAATGCAGCACGATCAGATCAAAGCGCGATACCCGCACCATCCCACGATGACCAACATCTTCGCCTTCAGCGGGCGGGAGATCATGATGGCAATGGACGGCGACCGGCTGGCGCGCGCCGTCGATGCCATTGGGTATGACCTGTACCCGGGGATCGACGGGCGACTAAACGCGCAGCCCGAATATCTGGCGCTGTTCTGCGACTTCGGCAAGTCCAACGCCCGACGCAACAAGCGTGAGTTCTGGCTGCCCGAGGTCGAGAGCGGCCCAGTCGATGGGTGGGTCATGGGGCCGGACCACGATACGACCGGCGAGGACATCCTGCGCTACAACCTGGCCGGGCTGGCGCGCGGCTCCCGGCAAATCTTATATCAGGGTTACCGGGAATGGCCGTGCATCCCGATCCATTGGGGCGCGCTGGTCGACTTCCACGGCGCTCCAACCCCCCGCTATCATGCCGCGGCTCGGGTCAATCGTATGGTTGCCAGGCATGACGACTTCTTCAACCACTGCGAGCCGACGCCGGCCAAGATCGCCATCCTGTACGACCTCACAAATCACACGGCGCTGCACGGTATGGCCTCGGTGGATTTCCTCAGGCTTGCTCTGCGCGGAGCGTTCACGTCGTTATGGGCGCAGGGCTACCGGGTCGACTTTACAACGCCAGGCGAGGTCGAGCGCGGCGATCATGCGTACTCGGTCATCCTGATGCCGATGGTTATGACCATGCGCGACGAGACGGCTGCGGCGCTTGAGCGCTTTGTGGCTGGTGGAGGCACGCTGATCGCCTTTGCCAAGAGCGCGATGCTGGACGGCAAAGGCTGGAGCCATTCCGACCGTCCGGGTGCGGGTCTCTCGAAGGTGTTTGGAGTGCTGGAGACCCACATCTCCAAAGCGCCGGTCGAACGCCTCGCGATCACCATGGAGGATGGGACCAAAGTTGCCGGATATTGGCACAAGCAGTCGTTGACGCTCGCCGAAGGATGCCGTGTGCTGGGGGCGTTCGACAGCGATGGCGAACCGGCGGTCGTCGAGCATCAGTACGGGTCCGGACGCACGGTGTACTGCGCCACGCACCTCGATATGGCGGCCGGGCGCGATCTCGACAATATGGCCCTGCGGCGCGTGATGGCGCGCTTGGTGAGCAACGTCGCGCCGGAGGTAATGGTGCGGGCCGAAGAGGGTCGTGATGTCTCGCTGGTCGTGGAAGCCCGGCTCGTGCATCACGGTACGTCACGCGCGCTCATCGTCATCAACAACGGCGACAGTGATGTTCGCATCACGGTCGACTTCGATGGCCGCGCCGACGGCCCGTGGACGGACATCCTGTTCGAGGCAGGCGACTGGACTGGCGGACCACTTGATGTTCCGGCGTTTTCGGGCGGTGTGTGGCTGCAAAGGCGCTGA
- a CDS encoding MFS transporter — protein MAVDVEITFARRLIAVTWLTYFFFYVGRLNLSAALDPLAEAQDWSRGEVGILGTSMLWAYAVGQILAGQLGTRFSPRRIVAFGLAVTAAANLLMSAQSALAVMVGLAALNGVAQASGWGPMLRIVSERLGSVRSQGISILLSLSYQFGSAFSLAFAGAIIAAAGWRAGFAVPGLVLIVVLIGWMRWSDDVPPRPVGAWPSGSLGEDVRLLLPILAGALGMGFVFNGVLLWTPTYLRDTGALSDAAAATLAGVVPLLGAAGMIVVGIGLRRTHDPLRLMQVCLSLLVVSLLGAAATGGGVQVIWYAASAVALGGSVALLLGAVPLKLAAPGRAASAAGLVTAVQNIGGGVSGFAIGALTEHAGWPTVFLIWVSFALIGIVTTQFMIHRLATSITA, from the coding sequence GTGGCGGTGGATGTGGAGATCACCTTCGCTCGGCGCCTGATTGCCGTCACCTGGCTGACGTACTTCTTCTTCTACGTCGGCCGGCTGAACCTGAGCGCCGCCCTCGATCCGTTGGCGGAAGCGCAAGACTGGAGCCGCGGCGAAGTTGGCATCCTGGGCACGTCCATGCTGTGGGCGTATGCCGTGGGGCAGATTCTCGCCGGCCAGCTCGGGACCCGCTTCAGCCCGCGGCGGATCGTTGCCTTCGGACTGGCGGTCACGGCGGCCGCGAACCTGCTGATGTCGGCCCAGTCCGCCCTGGCTGTGATGGTCGGCCTCGCCGCGCTGAACGGCGTGGCACAGGCGTCCGGCTGGGGCCCGATGCTGCGCATCGTCTCAGAGCGGTTGGGATCCGTGCGCAGCCAGGGGATCTCCATTCTGCTTTCGCTCAGCTACCAGTTCGGGTCGGCGTTTAGCCTCGCGTTCGCCGGTGCGATCATTGCGGCAGCGGGTTGGCGTGCCGGGTTTGCTGTCCCCGGCCTCGTCTTGATCGTCGTCTTGATCGGTTGGATGCGATGGTCGGACGATGTGCCGCCGCGGCCGGTTGGAGCGTGGCCGTCAGGCAGCTTGGGTGAAGACGTCCGTCTTCTCCTGCCGATCCTCGCCGGCGCGCTCGGGATGGGGTTTGTGTTCAATGGCGTCCTGCTCTGGACTCCAACTTATCTTCGGGACACCGGTGCCTTGAGTGACGCGGCGGCGGCAACGCTGGCTGGGGTCGTCCCGCTGCTTGGTGCGGCCGGCATGATTGTGGTTGGAATCGGCCTGCGCCGCACGCATGATCCGCTGCGCCTGATGCAGGTCTGTCTCAGTTTGCTCGTGGTATCACTGTTGGGTGCGGCCGCGACGGGCGGCGGCGTGCAGGTGATCTGGTATGCGGCGTCGGCTGTGGCGTTGGGCGGTTCGGTCGCGCTGCTGCTCGGCGCGGTTCCGCTCAAATTGGCCGCTCCAGGGCGAGCCGCCTCGGCGGCCGGACTGGTGACCGCGGTGCAGAATATCGGCGGCGGCGTCTCCGGGTTCGCGATCGGAGCGCTGACCGAGCACGCCGGCTGGCCTACGGTGTTTCTGATCTGGGTGTCGTTCGCCCTGATCGGCATCGTGACGACCCAATTCATGATACATCGGTTGGCGACTTCAATTACAGCATGA
- a CDS encoding TVP38/TMEM64 family protein, whose product MSRSVPPDGGTPPVSEAESTVMSDPQSARSARLMQWVLSRRSALLVVAFWVVLILLTRQVMQANGLTFSALIDRLQAVLNGSWYGPLLFVVVYILRPFVLFPASLLTILGGNTFGLAAGFVYVLIGGTLSALIPFLIGRSFTSDETPTMAQDSRLSRFVGVLTRNPFQAVLVMRLLYLPYDAVSVLAGTLRIPVLAFFAATAIGNLGGTLSFVGIGASLEGGLSSGDLTVNAESLVFSLVILIVSLGLSYVLNRINNRDSLTPVGEELGHD is encoded by the coding sequence ATGAGCAGAAGTGTGCCGCCCGACGGCGGCACGCCTCCCGTCTCCGAGGCCGAAAGTACGGTGATGTCCGATCCTCAGTCCGCACGTTCAGCGCGACTCATGCAGTGGGTGCTGTCTCGCCGCAGTGCACTGCTGGTGGTGGCGTTCTGGGTGGTGTTAATCCTGCTCACCCGGCAAGTCATGCAGGCGAACGGTCTGACGTTCAGTGCCTTGATTGATCGTCTTCAAGCCGTACTGAACGGCTCGTGGTATGGGCCGCTGCTGTTTGTCGTGGTCTATATCTTGCGTCCTTTCGTCCTGTTCCCAGCCTCGCTGCTGACAATCCTCGGCGGGAACACGTTCGGGTTGGCGGCGGGCTTCGTGTATGTCCTGATCGGCGGAACGCTCTCGGCCTTAATCCCGTTCCTGATCGGGCGTTCGTTTACGTCGGACGAGACGCCAACAATGGCGCAGGACTCGCGCCTCAGCCGATTTGTGGGGGTGTTGACGCGCAACCCGTTTCAGGCGGTACTGGTCATGCGCCTGCTGTATCTGCCGTATGATGCCGTCAGCGTACTGGCGGGCACGCTTCGTATTCCGGTCCTTGCATTCTTCGCCGCGACGGCCATCGGCAATCTGGGCGGCACGCTCTCGTTTGTCGGGATCGGCGCGTCGCTCGAAGGCGGCCTCAGCAGTGGCGATTTGACCGTGAACGCCGAGTCGTTGGTGTTCTCGCTTGTCATTTTGATCGTGAGCCTCGGCCTCTCGTACGTCCTGAATCGAATCAACAACCGCGACTCGTTGACGCCTGTCGGGGAGGAGCTGGGACATGACTGA
- a CDS encoding ABC transporter ATP-binding protein, translated as MTHIQLQHISKTFPGMAVPAVNDFNLDIPSGRLIAFLGPSGCGKTTTLRMITGLIEPTSGDVLFDGASVLRIPTEKRGAVMVFQNYLLFPYMTVGQNVGFGLKMRGVDKKTIDRRVQEMLELVQLPSIVDRRPRALSGGQQQRVALARALITEPRVLLLDEPLSNLDAHLRDEMRELILRIQRSLGVTTIFVTHDQEEAVLLADQVALIFDGVLQQYATPEAFYRQPISERAARFFGGVNFIPGEHSGDAIVTPVGTFAFSAAGREAAPSGTVTLTIRPEQIELGVSDGPNTVAATLTSHIYVGTYTRYKLRLGEYEIEATKPGDFGDGLHDGDTVRVRFPSDRLWAVART; from the coding sequence ATGACCCACATTCAACTTCAACACATCTCAAAGACGTTTCCCGGTATGGCGGTCCCGGCCGTCAACGACTTCAACCTTGATATCCCGTCCGGGCGGTTGATCGCCTTTCTCGGGCCGTCCGGCTGTGGTAAGACGACGACGCTACGTATGATCACTGGCTTGATCGAACCGACGTCCGGCGACGTCCTGTTCGACGGGGCCAGCGTGCTGCGCATCCCGACCGAGAAGCGCGGCGCGGTCATGGTGTTTCAAAACTACCTGCTGTTTCCGTACATGACAGTCGGTCAAAATGTTGGCTTTGGGCTCAAGATGCGAGGCGTCGACAAAAAGACGATTGATCGCCGCGTACAGGAGATGCTCGAGCTCGTCCAGCTGCCCAGCATTGTCGACCGCCGGCCCCGCGCGCTTTCCGGCGGCCAGCAGCAGCGCGTCGCGTTGGCGCGCGCGCTGATTACCGAGCCACGTGTGCTGCTGCTCGACGAGCCGTTGAGCAACCTCGATGCGCATCTGCGCGACGAAATGCGCGAACTCATCCTGCGCATTCAACGCAGCCTCGGCGTCACGACCATCTTCGTCACGCACGATCAGGAGGAGGCCGTGCTGCTGGCCGATCAAGTCGCGCTGATCTTCGATGGGGTCCTGCAGCAGTATGCGACGCCGGAAGCGTTCTACCGTCAGCCGATCAGCGAGCGCGCGGCCCGATTCTTTGGGGGCGTCAATTTCATCCCCGGCGAACACTCCGGCGATGCAATCGTCACGCCGGTCGGTACGTTCGCGTTTTCTGCCGCAGGCCGCGAGGCGGCGCCGTCTGGCACTGTCACCCTGACGATCCGGCCCGAGCAGATCGAGCTCGGCGTGTCGGACGGCCCGAACACCGTCGCGGCGACGTTGACGTCACACATCTATGTCGGCACCTACACCCGCTACAAGCTTCGGCTGGGCGAGTACGAAATTGAGGCGACCAAACCGGGAGACTTCGGCGACGGCCTGCACGATGGCGACACGGTGCGCGTGCGCTTCCCGTCCGACCGCCTGTGGGCTGTGGCGAGGACGTAA
- a CDS encoding FAD-dependent oxidoreductase, with product MTEVYDVAVIGGGSAGLTAASFNGELGRKVVLIEREYIGGDCTWSGCMPSKALLHVAKLAHAVRIAPDYGVAVGSAAVDMQAVRDYVQSVIREVYQHETPEAVAKRGVETITGEARFVDPHMVRVGTRQIQAKTFIIATGGRPAVPPIPGLDKVPFKTNRDFFDNDRLPRHLLIMGAGPIGMEMGQAYRRLGAQVTLIGDQVMPRDDRDAVDVLRRVFADEGITIVEQLVTAAAANGDEITLTLKDGAMVTGDMLLVAVGRTPNVDTLDLERAGVMYSNQGIAVNDHLQTNVPHIYAIGDVTTGPKFTHYAGFQGAVAGRNALLPVGKAKGHDEVVPWVTFTDPEVAHVGMTEQEARVKYGDAVKVHVMLTALGDRTVAEDDMDGFIKLVYRGRGELLGATVVADRAGEMILEYQLVIKTVVSLRTMTSMIHAYPTYSDVARKALARVLVKELLESVAGRLFKRVVRLFG from the coding sequence ATGACTGAGGTGTACGATGTGGCGGTTATTGGCGGCGGATCGGCCGGCTTGACAGCCGCGTCGTTCAACGGCGAACTGGGGCGCAAGGTCGTGCTGATCGAGCGCGAGTACATCGGCGGTGACTGCACGTGGTCGGGCTGTATGCCCAGCAAGGCGCTGCTGCACGTGGCCAAGCTGGCGCACGCGGTGCGTATTGCGCCGGACTACGGGGTGGCGGTCGGCTCAGCGGCTGTCGATATGCAGGCTGTTCGCGATTATGTGCAGAGCGTCATTCGGGAGGTGTATCAACACGAGACACCGGAGGCGGTCGCGAAACGCGGCGTAGAGACCATCACCGGTGAGGCGCGCTTTGTCGATCCGCATATGGTACGTGTCGGTACGCGCCAGATTCAAGCGAAGACGTTCATCATCGCCACCGGCGGACGGCCTGCGGTTCCACCGATCCCCGGCTTGGATAAAGTGCCGTTCAAGACCAACCGCGACTTCTTCGACAACGACCGCCTGCCGCGCCATCTGTTGATTATGGGCGCCGGCCCGATCGGTATGGAGATGGGGCAGGCGTACCGCCGGCTTGGTGCGCAGGTCACGCTCATCGGCGATCAGGTAATGCCGCGCGACGACCGCGACGCGGTGGACGTGCTGCGGCGCGTGTTTGCCGACGAAGGCATCACGATCGTCGAACAGCTTGTGACGGCGGCCGCGGCGAACGGCGACGAGATCACGCTGACGCTCAAGGACGGCGCGATGGTTACGGGGGACATGCTGCTGGTGGCCGTGGGCCGTACGCCAAACGTCGATACGCTTGATCTGGAACGTGCCGGCGTGATGTATTCCAATCAAGGTATTGCGGTGAACGACCACCTGCAGACGAATGTCCCGCACATCTACGCCATTGGCGATGTTACGACTGGGCCCAAGTTCACGCACTATGCCGGCTTTCAAGGGGCGGTAGCCGGCCGCAACGCGCTTCTTCCAGTCGGCAAGGCGAAAGGCCATGATGAAGTTGTGCCATGGGTGACGTTTACCGATCCGGAAGTTGCGCACGTAGGTATGACCGAGCAAGAGGCACGGGTGAAATACGGCGATGCCGTGAAAGTGCATGTCATGCTGACCGCGCTCGGTGACCGGACGGTTGCAGAAGACGACATGGACGGGTTCATCAAGCTGGTCTATCGCGGACGCGGCGAACTGCTCGGCGCCACGGTGGTCGCTGACCGCGCCGGCGAGATGATCCTTGAGTATCAGCTCGTCATCAAAACGGTCGTGAGCTTGCGCACCATGACCAGCATGATCCACGCCTATCCGACGTACTCGGATGTCGCGCGCAAGGCGTTGGCCCGGGTGCTGGTCAAGGAGCTGCTTGAAAGCGTGGCGGGAAGACTGTTCAAACGAGTTGTGAGACTGTTCGGATGA
- a CDS encoding CoA transferase: MRETPLAGLKVIDQTQALAGPYCAMILGDLGADVIKVERPGTGDQSRQWAPPYIGDQSCYYLAANRNKRGIALNVAAPEGQDLLHRLIADADVFMTNLPTSQSLQKYRLDYDTLSAQNPRLIYASISGYGRTGPRAGQSGYDLVAQAESGTMALTGEVDGAPMRFPTPMADLTCGLFTVIGILAALNARHRTGRGQFIDQSLQEGQLTWLDNYAGEYFATGEDPPRRGNRHPQVVPYEAVQGADGEWFILGVGSDNVWQSFCAHVGRGDLATDPRFASNSQRIAHYDALLPTVREIIRHKSSGQWLEELRAVGVPVGRINTVAQALGDPHLLERGMIVQLEHPALGIVKSIATPVHLSDTPLAYYRHPPRLGEHTDEVLREIGLDEAALARLHQHGVIA; this comes from the coding sequence ATGCGTGAAACGCCTCTTGCAGGCCTCAAAGTGATCGATCAGACCCAAGCTCTGGCCGGGCCATACTGCGCCATGATCCTCGGCGATCTCGGCGCGGATGTGATCAAAGTCGAGCGCCCCGGCACCGGCGACCAGTCACGTCAATGGGCGCCGCCCTACATCGGCGATCAGAGCTGCTACTACCTGGCAGCCAATCGCAACAAGCGCGGGATCGCGCTCAACGTGGCCGCGCCGGAAGGCCAAGACCTGCTGCACCGCTTGATAGCTGACGCGGACGTCTTTATGACCAACCTGCCGACCAGCCAATCGCTGCAGAAGTACCGCCTCGATTACGACACGCTCAGCGCACAAAATCCGCGCCTGATCTACGCGTCAATCAGCGGGTATGGGCGGACCGGCCCTCGGGCAGGGCAATCGGGTTACGACCTCGTCGCCCAGGCCGAATCCGGGACGATGGCGCTGACGGGTGAGGTGGACGGCGCGCCGATGCGCTTCCCGACGCCGATGGCGGACCTGACCTGCGGACTGTTCACCGTGATCGGGATTCTCGCCGCGCTCAACGCACGGCACCGCACGGGCCGCGGCCAGTTCATTGACCAATCGCTGCAAGAAGGCCAGCTGACATGGCTGGACAACTACGCTGGCGAATATTTCGCCACCGGCGAGGACCCGCCGCGCCGCGGCAACCGGCATCCCCAGGTCGTCCCCTACGAGGCCGTGCAGGGTGCCGACGGCGAATGGTTCATCCTCGGTGTCGGCTCGGACAACGTATGGCAGTCGTTCTGCGCCCATGTCGGCCGCGGCGATCTGGCCACCGACCCGCGCTTTGCGAGCAATAGTCAGCGCATCGCCCATTACGACGCGCTGCTGCCGACCGTGCGCGAGATCATCCGGCATAAGTCCAGCGGTCAGTGGCTCGAGGAGCTGCGGGCGGTCGGCGTGCCGGTCGGTCGAATCAACACCGTCGCGCAGGCGCTCGGCGATCCACACCTGCTCGAGCGCGGCATGATCGTCCAGCTTGAACATCCGGCGCTCGGGATCGTCAAGTCGATCGCCACGCCGGTGCACCTGTCGGATACGCCGCTGGCGTACTATCGCCACCCGCCGCGCCTCGGCGAACACACCGACGAGGTCCTGCGCGAAATCGGCCTCGACGAGGCTGCCCTTGCCCGCCTGCACCAACATGGAGTGATCGCATGA